A region of the Drosophila ananassae strain 14024-0371.13 chromosome XL, ASM1763931v2, whole genome shotgun sequence genome:
ggcAAAAAAGGCACTACAATCTAATAAGTTACGACGATGAAAAAATTAGTATATTCATTCTGTTCTTATAtcctttaaatatatatatatatatatgatctCTTCTTCTTCACATCATCTGCGTCCAATCTACAATCTCTAacgaataaattttttaatttttaaataaaaccatGCTCAAAAAATTGGTGTTTCAAGTACTCGAAGTAATGCTTTCAAAAATtcgtttaaatttttttagtttttcgttTAGTTTGCTtgattttgtgtgtgtgtgtgtgtgtgtgtgaggcaAGTTAAAGTTAggttttttggatttttttttaaagtttaggCATTGAAAACAAGCCTTAAATGTTAAATGCCCATTAACCAGTTAAcagtttcatattttttttttttcgtttttagtttttagtatTTCTTGTTTGCCACTTAAACTTAGTATAacgatgaaaaaaaatatatttatatatgtagcatatttttaatattttaaggaTGAATAGTTTCTTTCTCGTTCGtgttaattaataatttttaataataacatACGATAgggaataaattaattaaacaatGACAAAAAGAacatatgtttatatttaataataaataataaataaaatacacacACAGAGTTGAactattttccctttttttgttttgtttttaatcttAAGTCGtaggtttctttttttttttaagctattttagcgttttctttttttttttatttttttgttagacAAATTTGCAATGCGCTCTTAGTTGATAGGaggagaacaaaaaaaatccattTCTAAGCTCAGCTCAGGGTCCAAAAACGTAAAAAGTGTTAGCTAGCCAATGCGTTTCGATCCACTGTACAGCCGCATAGCCGCACAGTGGGCCGAAACCCAATACGTTTGCTGCTCGCTCCTTTTAGGCTTTCTGGGCTTCGATTCTCGGCTGCAagttgtgtatatatatataagtatatcGTATATAGTTTACATTTAATATGCCTATATATAAATTCATTGCTTAACATCGCtgtatttttcattatttatttatttgcaattttttcgctgttttttttttttttggggggggggggtgtaCGAAGGTGTATGGAGGATCGTGGGTGGCAAGGGTCAGTGCATGCGGGATTGTGGTTGCtactggtggtggtggtgctgctgctgctgctgtggcagcCACACGTATATACAGATGCAAGTTTATCGAATTAGACACAGAATCCGCAGAGCTCGTAACAATTATCTATATATCGTCCTGCCACATCCTGCCCTCTCTCCTGCGCCACTCCTTTCTctattattttatacatatataccgatttctttttatattatatatatatatatatatttatacgtGTGTATCTatataaaagtttattttgttGTGGTTTCCatttgaaattattattttttttgttactttttttgttgtttgttttgtttttgttttttatgttgaACCTTTAAGGAAATGGAAGCGGATGGATATATTATTTCTTCTTGTTGGTCGCCAACATTGGGGCGCTACGCTGCGGTGTTGTGGGCCTCGAAGAGTTCATTCCACTGTACAGATACTTGGCCTTCTTCTCGGATGGTTTCAGGATCTTTAACAGAATAGAATGTGGATGTTGAGATAGGATCCTTAAGATAGGGATATGATAGTAAGGACTCACCTGGAATGAGCACATGAGCGTGTCGTCCACGGTCATCATGCCGCCGGCATTGTCGAATTCTCCGCAGTAGTTGGGCGCCGAGAACAATGTAACCAACTGGCGACGGGCAAAGAACTCATATCCATCCTCCACAACCtacatttataaataaatattaatcttaaataaatttaaaaataatagataGACTCACCTGATGCGCACGACAGATTAGATCCAGCTCGTGCCGATTCAAAAATTTGGAAACCACATCCACGCCGAAGGTAAAGCTCACCCCACGATCATTTTCGCCCCAGCCCTGGACATCCTTGTCCGGATCGCTCCACAGGAGATCGCATAGTAGTCCGGTATCGGGTACATCTGTGGGACGCATCAGCCGTCGGATCTGCTCCATGCCCTGGAGATCGGGACTCAGGCCGCCATGGCAGCAGAATATCTTCTCGTCGATGATCGCCGCCACCGGCAGACAGTTGAAGCAGTCGGTGAAGGTCTTCCACAATTTAACATTATACCGACGCTTGCACTCGTCATAGAAGcctgaaaaaataaatgtaaatatgaatattatttaataaaaaatagtataaaATACTTACCATAAATCCTATTAATACTGGCGCACTCATGGTTGCCGCGCAACAAGAAAAAGTTCTCCGGATATTTGATCTTGTAGGCCAATAGAAGGCAGATCGTCTCCAGGGACTGTTTGCCGCGATCGACATAATCGCCAAGGAATAGATAATTGGCGGCTGGAGGGAAGCCACCATACTCGAACAGTCGCAAGAGGTCTGTGTACTGGCCGTGGATGTCGCCGCAGATGATCAGGGGCGCCTCCAACTCCAACAGAATGGGCTGTTGCAAGAATATCTCACGCGACTTGAGGCACAAACCACGCACTTCCGCCTCGGTCATTTGCACCTGTTTCCCAGTTCGGCAGCTGCGCACTGTAAGGATCATCAAGGATATCTGATTAGTAACAGTCTTTAAGGAATAATTAACTAATATTTTGTGGCATGTTTACTAAGAGAGCTTAGCCTTTAAGCTgacaatattttaatttttatttttattagcaAGAGACGAGCACGAGGACGAGATCTGGACGGCACGATACTATCGACGGAGACATGAGAAGACGACACCAGGAGCGGAGAAAGGGGGTAGCTGcaggatattttttaaagggaGGATATGACATACTCAAGTGTCTTAATAATACAAGTACAAGTGATTAAAAGGAGTGTGCTTATCTACTTTcttcttatttaatttttaaatattattttcagaCTAAACTATCCTTCTGTTACGTCCTGTTTACATCGATTTCTGTGCTTGTGCTTACTCGTGCATGTGCCAGGACCTTCAGGATAATTACAGGATGTCCCTGCTCGAAGACAGTATCAAAAGGCCTCTGCCAACAAGTGGGCGTAACCTTGCCGCCCCCtcacactcactcacacacacacacacacacacactttccTGCAATTAATTTTAGGGACGGCTGAAGGGAGAAGATGACAGAGCTATCCCTTATCCTGGGAATACAACTAGGTCGGTGGTCCTCTCCACTCCCACTATGGCTGTCTCTCTATCCTCTCGGTCTGGCGtgtacaaaaaatttaattaaatttgcatACACCAAAACGCTGGCCCAGCAATggctcccaaaaaaaaaaaaaatggcagaaactgacacacacacacacagagacactATCGTCCTTTCCCCGAAAGTTGTGTGGCAACTCTCTGGATTTGGGTCGAGAACGAAATAGCACCATGTGGCACACCCAAGGGAAGTGCTATGTAAGAGGCTACtgtgtgggcgtggcatggTGGCACTGTGGCTCTGTGGCACGGTGGCCCTGTGGCAGATTGGGCAACAGCTATTCCCTGGCCGTCACTCAGCATTGCATTTTCGCCAAAGCCGAAAAGCAGAAAGGCAGAAAACCCAGCTGTGATTTTCCGTAATCGTTAATTAAAGCCATCGAACGAACGCCAGGATATGGCTAGTCCCAATGGCGAATCCTGGGCTGCCAGGTCCTGTTCAATAATTCAAAGCCAATAATAATTGCCGCGATTTAATGGCTTTATAAGCTTTGGACTTCTAACTAGTTTGCCTTTCTAACTAGTTTTAAATGGAGATTTTTCATAGCCAggatatttattatttaattaggATATTAGAGGGATATTATCAGgagtttatttcaaatatattaaaaatatatagaaagaAAGATATTGAAGATCTGAGAGACTATAGCCTGATAAAATGGTATTTTTTGAGAAACTACTACTTGTATACTTCAATTTGAAGttaaaatctattttttaGAATCTAAAGTTaagaaattgtataaaaaattaaaaataagtttTATAGCCGGTACTTGTATTAGAGAGAAGAATTGGTTTCTGAACTCATTAAAGTATATAAATTCTACAAGAATTAAAAGcaaagtaccgggtatcatataacaaaaatacttaatatacttaataaatataaaataaaactaaaataataagaaatactAACAAAGTAATAgttagttaatagttaatagctCTAGAACTTAAAGAAATAATACCTTATAAAGAACTTAAACTAAAATAACTTTTAGGAACTAAGAACTAATGCCTaaggattaattttattttcgaatTGAAGCCCTCCTCTGATAGCACTAGTTTGGTAATCATTTTGATTGTTGGACTTCAATGAGTACTGGACTATGATTACCAGAATGATTATTAAACACTTTACCAAGAACTATAGATTATAGTAAATTAGAT
Encoded here:
- the LOC6502096 gene encoding serine/threonine-protein phosphatase beta isoform isoform X1 → MGDFDLNVDSLIQRLLENFKKQKEAEEHAQKLLIAQQLAAAGGAAAAVAAASVAVSASSPTASSSGMSGSGFGSIAGSSGAGFGSGPSPGSISISGSGSNDPLDDLTEQQRRLLQQYSISAPSETMISADGDQITVHHPREEPKKSRLKLRDFFVAEFVRSCRTGKQVQMTEAEVRGLCLKSREIFLQQPILLELEAPLIICGDIHGQYTDLLRLFEYGGFPPAANYLFLGDYVDRGKQSLETICLLLAYKIKYPENFFLLRGNHECASINRIYGFYDECKRRYNVKLWKTFTDCFNCLPVAAIIDEKIFCCHGGLSPDLQGMEQIRRLMRPTDVPDTGLLCDLLWSDPDKDVQGWGENDRGVSFTFGVDVVSKFLNRHELDLICRAHQVVEDGYEFFARRQLVTLFSAPNYCGEFDNAGGMMTVDDTLMCSFQILKPSEKKAKYLYSGMNSSRPTTPQRSAPMLATNKKK
- the LOC6502096 gene encoding serine/threonine-protein phosphatase beta isoform isoform X2 — protein: MGDFDLNVDSLIQRLLEMRSCRTGKQVQMTEAEVRGLCLKSREIFLQQPILLELEAPLIICGDIHGQYTDLLRLFEYGGFPPAANYLFLGDYVDRGKQSLETICLLLAYKIKYPENFFLLRGNHECASINRIYGFYDECKRRYNVKLWKTFTDCFNCLPVAAIIDEKIFCCHGGLSPDLQGMEQIRRLMRPTDVPDTGLLCDLLWSDPDKDVQGWGENDRGVSFTFGVDVVSKFLNRHELDLICRAHQVVEDGYEFFARRQLVTLFSAPNYCGEFDNAGGMMTVDDTLMCSFQILKPSEKKAKYLYSGMNSSRPTTPQRSAPMLATNKKK
- the LOC6502096 gene encoding serine/threonine-protein phosphatase beta isoform isoform X3; its protein translation is MRSCRTGKQVQMTEAEVRGLCLKSREIFLQQPILLELEAPLIICGDIHGQYTDLLRLFEYGGFPPAANYLFLGDYVDRGKQSLETICLLLAYKIKYPENFFLLRGNHECASINRIYGFYDECKRRYNVKLWKTFTDCFNCLPVAAIIDEKIFCCHGGLSPDLQGMEQIRRLMRPTDVPDTGLLCDLLWSDPDKDVQGWGENDRGVSFTFGVDVVSKFLNRHELDLICRAHQVVEDGYEFFARRQLVTLFSAPNYCGEFDNAGGMMTVDDTLMCSFQILKPSEKKAKYLYSGMNSSRPTTPQRSAPMLATNKKK